Sequence from the Bremerella volcania genome:
CGTCAAACACCTGGTCGAAGGGACGCGTCGGGGCTTCTCCCTTGGTCAGCAATTTGACTTTCGCGTCGTACTGCTCGGCCAGTTTCTGTTTCGAAAGTCCCCGGGCTCCCGCGGCGACTAGCGATTGCACGAGGGCGTACTGGTCTTCGGAAAGAGGGGATACCACGTCGTGAAAAACCTGCGGAGCATGCTCGTGAGAGTTGAACAGCCGCACCGAGAGCTTGTTGCACGAGCCGGACAAGATGTACGGCATCGCGCCCAAAATGGTAGCAATCAACCAACTGAGCCCCACGACCGCCATCGCTTCGCGGCGGTAGAGTTCCCCCTTCGACTTGCGTCCGATGCGCCAGAGCACGGCCCAGCAGATGATGCTGAGCAATATCGAATAGACGAGCCCCAGAAACCCGTGCGTTTCAAACTGCTGGAAGTTCTCGTCCGTACGATGTCCAATCGCAGGCCAGGCCCACGGCAGGCTGAAGACCATCGTCACCCCAATGATCAGGCAGACGATCGACAGAAGTCGGCACACCAGGCGGTAATTCATGTTGCTGCTAGTAAGGTGATGCCAGGGCTAATACGTTGACGGGAAAGACTATTCTCGACGTTTATTCTTCGAACAACTTGACGACCGCATCGAGCGTCGACTCTTCCACGAGCACGACCACCGTATCGCCAGGGGTCAAACGATCGTCCGCCGAGGCGACACGCACGTAGTCGGAACTCATGATCGCCGCGATCAAACAGTGCGGCGGCAGTTTGAGGTTCGCAATCACGTGCTCGGTCGCCACGACGCCCGGCATGACTTCGAACTCGACGATCGCGATGCCGCCCCCAGGCAAGTTCTTCTTGGAAATGATCGGCCCGCTGTTGAGCAAACCCAGCACTTGCCGAGCGACCACGTTTCGCGGACTCACGGCCAGGTTGATGCCTAACTTCTCGACCACGTTGGCGTAGTCAGGCCGCTGGACGATGGCCATGCATTCCTTGGCACCGATTTCACGTGCCTCGACACAGGCCATGATATTGTTTTCGTCATCGCCGGTACACGCCACAAAGACGTCCATATTTCCGACGCGTTCTTCCTCCAAGATCGCGCGACGCGTGGCATCGGCGTGAACCACCGTCGTGTATTCAAGCAAGCGGGAAAGAAACTCGCAGCGTTCCATGTTCTCTTCCATGAGGGTGACATGGTACCGCTGGCCTTCCAGCATGCGAGCCAAGGCCAGGCCCGTTTCGCCCCCACCGGCGATCACCACCGATCGAACGGGCGCCGCTTTGACCTGGAACTTTGACTTGACCGAGTCGATTTCCTCGCGTGTTCCGATCAGCGTGATATGGTCACCTATTTCAATCGAGTTGCCTGCACCGGCGATCCACGTCTTGCCTTGCCGCTGAATCGTTCCAACGCGCACCCCTTTGGGCAGCTTCACTTCCTTGAGCGCCTTGCCGGTGGCTGGTGCCGGGTCGTCGCAAATGATTTCCTGCACTTCCAATTCGCCGCGGGCGAAGTTCTCGAGCACGGCACTGCCTGGCGAGCGAACCGCGCGGACGAACACGACCGCCGAAAGATGCTCGAGACTCAGAAAGCGATCGATTCGAAAGTGCCGCTGGTAGTCGAACGTGCTGAGGTCACGAAAGACGCGGCCGTAAACGCGAGCAACGCATCGCCGGGCACCCATGGCCTTGGCCATGCTGGCCGCCACGATGTTTACTTCGTCGTCGCCGGTCACGGCCAGGCACAGATCGCAGCCGATGATCCCGGCTTGAAACAGGATGGCCGATTCCGATGCGGAACCATGGATCGCGCGGATGTCAAGTTCCGCGTTGATGATACGCACCGTATCGACGTTCGATTCGACGACCGTCACGCTATGGTTATTGCGACAAAGCAAGTCGGCAATCCACGTACCGACCGTTCCCGCACCCAGAATTACGATTCGCATGAATGATCGCCTCTAGCTTGAAGGGGAGGGTGCGGAGGACTCGGTTTCCGTTTGCTTGGCCACCTTGCCACATCTCAGTCTTTCGCTGGGAATCTGCAAATCTTCTAAAACCTTTCCTGCGAGAATGGTTTCATGAATGATTCGTTCGGCGTCTCCCTCGGTCACTCCGCCGTACCAAATGGCCTGGGGATAGATCACCACGACCTGACCGTCATCGCATTGGTCGAGACAACCCGAGTCGTTGGCACGTACCTGAGCTTTCAGCCCCAGGCGTTTGATCTCTTTCTTCAGGGCTGCCCGCAGCTTGGCGGAATCGTGCTTCCCGTCGCGTAGATGCTTGGGGGGCTTGCACTTGTTACAGACAAAAATGTGATGCGTAAACTTTGACATACCGCTCGAGGTGAAAACACTCGGAAGTCGTTTCCCAAGAGAAACAACGGAAAGCTTACCATCCTACGATTTCAGAGCGTGGTTACTAGCCCATTTCGGGTATCTCTCGCCGCTCTTGTCCCCTCTCCTTTGAAGGGAGAGGGTTAGGGTGAGGGATTTATCGCCGTACATTGGCAGGCAGGAACGGCTCGTCTTTCCATAACAACCAGCGGTAAGGTTGGCCTTGTGTTACTTGCTCGAAAGAAGCCCCCTCACCCTAACCCTCTCCCCCGAGGACGGGGGCGAGGGGACAGGATGCGTCTCGCGCATATTGATTTTGAAAGAGCTTCCGCGTTCGCCAAGCGAGGGGCGGCCTGCTGGAGAGCTCGTTACGTGTCCCCTTCTTTCAGGCCTAATCGCGATAGCCAATTTCCCTTAGACTGTTTCTCATTGCCCGGTTTTACCGGAGCTGCCTTGGACAGCTTGGCCTTTTCAGACTCCAGCTGTGAGATCTTTTCTTCCAGCTCGGCCCGGTCGCGCGCGATCTTGGCTCGTTCGACTGAAATATCGACTTCGGCCTTCCGCAGCTTTTCTTTCCACTGTTCTTGTAGCGTCTTCAGATTCTCGCGTTCCTGAGCGATCAATTCGTCCTGGTCCAGCATCTGAGCGATCGCGTTGGCCCCGTGGGCGACGCCTGCATCGTTGTTGCTCGATTCGAGTTGTTCGAGCTGCTCACGAAGTTCTTCGATTTCACGCTGCTTGGCCTGAACCGCCATATGACCTTTGTCGATGGCCTCTTGAATCGAAAGCTTCTCGGCGACTTCGTCTTCGTCATCATCGCCGTAGTCGGCTTCCAACTGAGCCAGCATCCGCCGCTTGGTGGCTTCCCAATCGCTGCCCGAATCGTCGACGGCCGCTCCGCCTGACTTCTTCGCGTTCTCGAGATCCTTGGCGAGCTTCGCGTTTTCTTTCTTAAGGTCTTTCAAGTCGTCCAAGGTTAGCTTCAGGCGACTTTCCAGCGACTGCACGCGTTCATCATCCGGCAGTCCGCCAGACTCGATCTGATGCTTGAGATCGCTGATCTTTTCCAAAAGCGAGTCGCGTTCCTGGCGAAGCTTCGTGAAGGCCTCGTCATCGGCACCGCCACCTCCTTCGGTCTTGAGCGCTTCATTCGCTTCGCGAAGCTTGGCGGTTTCTTCCTGAAGCGACTCGACCTGACGCCGCAAGCTGCTGACTTGTTCGCGGCTTTGTTCGTGATCGGCACGAGCTTGCGACAAGGCAACCTGCGAGGCGGCCAACTGGCTTTCCAGTTCTCCCTGGGCGTCGTCGATCTGCTTCTTCAGCGACTGGTTCTCGGCTCGCAGTTGCTCTTGCGAATCGCTCAGCTGGCCATGCTCCGACTGTCGCTTTTCGAGCTTTTCCGCCAGCTCGTCACGCTCGTGCTTGAGGTGCTCCAGCTCTTGTTCGAGTTGGGACAAGGCTTCGTGCGACTCGTTTGAGTTTTCAAGTTGGCCGCGTGCCTGATCGAGTTCACCGCGTGCTTGTTCCAGCTCGCTGCGAGCCTGATCGCGCTGCCCTTCGATCGACTTGAGCTGCTCTTCCAGGGATGCCAACTGCTGCTCTTTGGCATCCAGTGATGCTTTGAATTCGGCCTGCTGCGCTTCCAGCTGGCTGTTGTCGGTCGCGGCGGCGTTGAGCGTCTCGATTTGTCCTTCGAGCTGCTTGACCTGCTCAGCAAGGTTTTGCCGCTCTGTTTCCAGACCATTGACCGACGACTGTGCGTCCTGCAATTGCGTTTGCAGTTGGGCGATTTGTTGCCCTTGTTCCGAGTCGCTTTCCGAGAGCCGGGCATTGGCTTCGTCGCGCTGCTGCTGGGCAAGTTGCAGCTTGCCCGCCAGTTCGTCGGCCCGCATCTTCTCTTCTTGCAGGCGTCCTTCCAGCTCGGCATTTTGCGAGCGGATCGAACTCAGATCCTGATCGAGTTGCGACTTCTGAGTCACCGCGGCGTCGAGCTGGTTCTGCAGTTGCTCGGAACGGTTCTGCTCGTTGGTGAGTTCAGTTTCCAGTTCCGAAAAGCTATCGCTGGCTGCCTGCGACTCTTGACGGAGGTCTTCCAGTTCCTTACGGACGCTGTCACGCTCCTGCGATATTTGAGCGAGTTGCTTTTCGAGTTCCGAGACGCGGGCGTTGAGCTGGTTTTGAATCTCTTGGGCGGCCTGGCCGTTCTGCTGTGCGGCCTGAAGATTCTGAAGTGCTTCGCTATGCTTGGCCTGTTGATCGAGAATATCTTGTTGCAGCGAAGCTTTGGCTTCGTTGGCGGCGCGAAGCTCGGACTGAAGTCGATCGCGTACCGATACCAGTTCGTTGCGCTGGGCGTCCCATGCCTGTTGATTCCCTTTTTGCTCTTCAAAGCGGCGTAGCTCGACCTCAAACGCTTCTTTCTCGGCGTGCAGCGCATCGATGGAAGCAGCCAGTTCGGACGACTGGTTTTCGAGTTGCGCGGTGGAAGCCTCAATTTCCGAGGTGCGGCTGTTGAGTTGGCCTTCTCTCTCGACGAGCCCTTGCGAGATCTGCTTCAATTGCTGCGAGATGCTCTGCTCGATTTCACTAATCCCTTGGCGATGCCGCTCCAGGAATTCGCGCGCACGCTCCCGCTGCAAGGAGGCTTTGCTCGCAATCTCTTCCAAGTTCGCGATTTCGTGAGGGTGAGAATTTACGCCGTCCATGTCCTAATCGATTTCATAAAATGAGACGTGTCCACAACTTCTTGCGTTTCTCATGGCGCTCCACGCTGCTGCCAATCTTATGCACTGCTGCCAATCGGTTGCGCGGAACGGCCTACTGTTCTATAGGTTAGTACGAGCGATGGGTCAAAAGCCTGAGGCAGTCTGCGGCAAAGTGCAGTCCCTCGGCACTCACAAGCATGTGTTCTTTGCGGGACGTACCGATTATGTGGGCGCATGAAAAAAGCCTCCTCCGCAACCAGAGGGGGCTTCTTCATGGGTGGTTTCCGATGCAATGACGACTACTTGCCGATCGACTTCTTCGCCGCTTCGACCACGTGATCGGTCGTGATGCCGAAGTAAGGGAACAGCTCTTCGGCCGGAGCACTGGCACCGAAGCTCTTCATGCCGACAAACTCGCCCTGGAAGCCCAGGAGGCGGTCCCAGCACTGGCGAACCCCTGCTTCAACGGCAACGCGAGCAGACACTTCGCATGGCATGACCGACTTCTGGTACTGGGCGTCTTGCTCGTAGAACAATTCCAGACAAGGAACGCTGATCGCACGGGCCTTCACCCCTTCGGCGGTCAGCTTTTCGTAGGCTTCGACGACCAGCGACAGCTCGCTACCGGTACCCATCAGCAAGACTTCCGGCGTGCCTTCGCAATCGGCGATAATGTAGGCACCCTTGGCCGAACCACTGGGGCAAGCGTACTTTTCGCGATCCAAGGTCGG
This genomic interval carries:
- the trkA gene encoding Trk system potassium transporter TrkA, with the protein product MRIVILGAGTVGTWIADLLCRNNHSVTVVESNVDTVRIINAELDIRAIHGSASESAILFQAGIIGCDLCLAVTGDDEVNIVAASMAKAMGARRCVARVYGRVFRDLSTFDYQRHFRIDRFLSLEHLSAVVFVRAVRSPGSAVLENFARGELEVQEIICDDPAPATGKALKEVKLPKGVRVGTIQRQGKTWIAGAGNSIEIGDHITLIGTREEIDSVKSKFQVKAAPVRSVVIAGGGETGLALARMLEGQRYHVTLMEENMERCEFLSRLLEYTTVVHADATRRAILEEERVGNMDVFVACTGDDENNIMACVEAREIGAKECMAIVQRPDYANVVEKLGINLAVSPRNVVARQVLGLLNSGPIISKKNLPGGGIAIVEFEVMPGVVATEHVIANLKLPPHCLIAAIMSSDYVRVASADDRLTPGDTVVVLVEESTLDAVVKLFEE
- a CDS encoding (2Fe-2S) ferredoxin domain-containing protein: MSKFTHHIFVCNKCKPPKHLRDGKHDSAKLRAALKKEIKRLGLKAQVRANDSGCLDQCDDGQVVVIYPQAIWYGGVTEGDAERIIHETILAGKVLEDLQIPSERLRCGKVAKQTETESSAPSPSS
- a CDS encoding coiled-coil domain-containing protein encodes the protein MDGVNSHPHEIANLEEIASKASLQRERAREFLERHRQGISEIEQSISQQLKQISQGLVEREGQLNSRTSEIEASTAQLENQSSELAASIDALHAEKEAFEVELRRFEEQKGNQQAWDAQRNELVSVRDRLQSELRAANEAKASLQQDILDQQAKHSEALQNLQAAQQNGQAAQEIQNQLNARVSELEKQLAQISQERDSVRKELEDLRQESQAASDSFSELETELTNEQNRSEQLQNQLDAAVTQKSQLDQDLSSIRSQNAELEGRLQEEKMRADELAGKLQLAQQQRDEANARLSESDSEQGQQIAQLQTQLQDAQSSVNGLETERQNLAEQVKQLEGQIETLNAAATDNSQLEAQQAEFKASLDAKEQQLASLEEQLKSIEGQRDQARSELEQARGELDQARGQLENSNESHEALSQLEQELEHLKHERDELAEKLEKRQSEHGQLSDSQEQLRAENQSLKKQIDDAQGELESQLAASQVALSQARADHEQSREQVSSLRRQVESLQEETAKLREANEALKTEGGGGADDEAFTKLRQERDSLLEKISDLKHQIESGGLPDDERVQSLESRLKLTLDDLKDLKKENAKLAKDLENAKKSGGAAVDDSGSDWEATKRRMLAQLEADYGDDDEDEVAEKLSIQEAIDKGHMAVQAKQREIEELREQLEQLESSNNDAGVAHGANAIAQMLDQDELIAQERENLKTLQEQWKEKLRKAEVDISVERAKIARDRAELEEKISQLESEKAKLSKAAPVKPGNEKQSKGNWLSRLGLKEGDT